A stretch of Candidatus Methylomirabilota bacterium DNA encodes these proteins:
- a CDS encoding pitrilysin family protein — translation MTRRVLALAAALILLAPAAASAQGGGVTRTRLPNGLTVLVRENPAAPVVAYSLMVTMGTRTETPDIAGISNLLQQMLVRGTEKLDGEQIAEAADRMGGSIDAYGDADYSEITATALSRNWQEMLELIGDCALRPTLPDGTVQAVRDFLGRQIRNRGDKPFDVASDKMRAALFGSNPYAWDPLGRRESVEKLTREALLAYYRRYYVPGQMVLAVSGDVKTADVIPQVQRIFGALPSGTTASPAVPAPPAMAATREVAVVPGAQAQILMAALAPALTHPDHPPLKVLTALLGGGMASRFFSELRDQQALAYTTLAQYPARVDTSAFISILGTAPENVPKAERALTQQLERIRTQQASAEEVAVARAYVLGSQAMDRRTNARQAWYLAFYEIAGVGFEFLDRYAADVKKVTPADVQRVAQKYLGILRTVIVQPK, via the coding sequence ATGACTCGACGGGTCCTCGCTCTCGCCGCCGCGCTGATCCTTCTCGCTCCCGCGGCGGCCTCCGCGCAGGGCGGCGGCGTCACGCGCACGCGCCTGCCCAACGGGCTCACGGTGCTGGTGCGCGAGAATCCGGCGGCGCCCGTCGTCGCCTACTCGCTGATGGTCACGATGGGCACGCGCACCGAGACGCCCGACATCGCGGGCATCTCCAACCTTCTCCAGCAAATGCTGGTGCGCGGCACGGAAAAGCTGGACGGTGAGCAGATCGCCGAGGCCGCGGACCGGATGGGCGGCAGCATCGACGCCTACGGGGATGCCGACTACTCGGAGATCACCGCGACCGCGCTCTCGCGCAACTGGCAGGAGATGCTGGAGCTGATCGGCGACTGCGCCCTGCGCCCGACGCTGCCCGACGGCACCGTACAGGCGGTGCGCGACTTCCTCGGTCGCCAGATCCGCAATCGCGGTGACAAGCCCTTCGACGTCGCTTCGGACAAGATGCGGGCGGCCCTCTTCGGCTCCAACCCGTATGCCTGGGATCCTCTCGGCCGCCGCGAGAGCGTCGAGAAGCTCACGCGCGAGGCGCTCCTCGCCTACTACCGCCGCTACTACGTGCCGGGACAGATGGTCTTAGCAGTGAGCGGCGACGTCAAAACCGCCGATGTGATCCCGCAGGTCCAGCGGATCTTTGGCGCTCTGCCCTCCGGCACGACCGCGAGCCCCGCCGTGCCCGCGCCGCCCGCGATGGCGGCTACGCGGGAGGTCGCCGTCGTCCCGGGCGCCCAGGCGCAGATTCTCATGGCGGCCCTCGCGCCGGCGCTCACGCATCCGGATCACCCACCGCTCAAGGTCCTCACGGCTCTCTTGGGCGGCGGCATGGCCTCGCGCTTCTTCTCCGAGCTGCGCGACCAGCAGGCGCTGGCCTACACGACGCTGGCGCAGTATCCCGCGCGCGTGGACACGAGCGCCTTCATCAGCATCCTCGGGACGGCGCCCGAGAACGTCCCCAAGGCCGAGCGTGCGCTCACGCAGCAGCTCGAGCGCATCCGGACTCAGCAGGCCTCGGCGGAGGAAGTGGCCGTCGCCCGCGCCTACGTCCTCGGCAGCCAGGCGATGGACCGGCGGACCAACGCGCGGCAGGCCTGGTACCTGGCCTTCTACGAGATCGCCGGCGTGGGATTCGAGTTCCTCGACCGCTACGCCGCCGACGTCAAGAAGGTCACGCCCGCCGACGTCCAGCGCGTCGCGCAGAAGTACCTCGGCATCCTGCGAACCGTCATCGTCCAGCCGAAGTAG
- a CDS encoding HAD family hydrolase — MKALLVDLDDTLLDYSGGVDECWSAACETVTAPAGVDTAALVDAVRKARRWFWDDPERHRCERVDMPGAWRKIVAHGLERMGAPNEPLAAAVAEDFAARRWAVMRLFPGVAEALGRLREAGVAMALVTNGDKSQQRRKIERYDLARYFDAILIEGEFGAGKPEEIVYRHVLERLGVPAREAWMVGDNIEWDVAAPQRLGLRGVWVDRDGTGLAAGSAVRPHRIIREFPEILAS, encoded by the coding sequence ATGAAGGCGCTCCTCGTGGACCTGGACGATACCCTGCTCGACTACTCGGGCGGGGTGGACGAGTGCTGGAGCGCGGCCTGCGAGACCGTCACCGCTCCGGCGGGAGTCGACACGGCGGCGCTCGTCGACGCCGTGCGGAAGGCGCGGCGCTGGTTCTGGGACGATCCCGAGCGCCACCGGTGCGAGCGCGTGGACATGCCGGGCGCGTGGCGCAAGATCGTGGCGCACGGCCTCGAGCGGATGGGCGCCCCGAACGAGCCCCTGGCCGCCGCCGTCGCCGAGGACTTCGCCGCCCGCCGCTGGGCCGTGATGCGCCTCTTCCCGGGCGTCGCCGAGGCGCTCGGCCGGCTTCGCGAGGCCGGCGTGGCCATGGCCCTTGTCACCAACGGCGACAAGAGCCAGCAGCGCCGGAAGATCGAGCGCTACGACCTTGCCCGCTACTTCGACGCCATCCTGATCGAAGGCGAGTTCGGCGCCGGCAAGCCCGAGGAGATCGTGTACCGCCATGTTCTCGAGCGCCTGGGAGTGCCCGCGCGCGAGGCGTGGATGGTGGGCGACAACATCGAGTGGGACGTGGCGGCGCCCCAACGGCTGGGGCTGCGTGGCGTCTGGGTCGACCGCGACGGGACGGGGCTGGCGGCGGGAAGCGCTGTCCGCCCCCACCGCATCATTCGCGAGTTCCCTGAGATCCTCGCGAGCTAG
- a CDS encoding PD-(D/E)XK nuclease family protein, producing the protein MADLVNQFSWSRTRDNVFKECRRRYYFQYYGAWGGWEAGADPLVRRLYVLKQLGTRQMWAGRLVHEAVERALLAMRDGHALSEAALIEDTVRQMRLEWRGSKDGVYREHPKRTGLFEHEYGVPICDSEWQALRDHIVRCLRNFHRLPLLEDIKRTPTERWAFIEDIGSFPFEGTKLFSAPDFGYWNAADRLQLVDWKTGGNGAGAGIQLGGYALYALEVMRVELSRVDLLEVNLREGKVTAHPWDEASLDRVREHIRLSVRAMKAYLKDPERNLAEEANFEKAEELRICRWCNFRAVCKPELPPFTAPEEAPAEA; encoded by the coding sequence GTGGCCGACCTCGTCAACCAGTTTTCCTGGTCCCGCACGCGCGACAACGTCTTCAAGGAGTGCCGCCGCCGCTACTACTTCCAGTACTACGGCGCCTGGGGCGGCTGGGAGGCCGGCGCCGACCCGCTCGTGCGGCGGCTCTACGTGCTCAAGCAGTTAGGCACCCGCCAGATGTGGGCCGGCCGCCTCGTGCACGAGGCGGTCGAGCGGGCCCTGCTCGCGATGCGGGATGGCCACGCCCTGTCCGAGGCCGCGCTCATCGAGGACACGGTGCGGCAGATGCGTCTCGAGTGGCGCGGCTCGAAGGACGGCGTGTACCGCGAGCACCCCAAGCGGACGGGCCTCTTCGAGCACGAGTACGGTGTCCCCATCTGCGACTCGGAGTGGCAGGCGCTCCGCGACCACATCGTCCGCTGCCTGCGGAACTTCCACCGGCTGCCGCTGCTGGAGGACATCAAGCGGACGCCGACCGAGCGCTGGGCCTTCATCGAGGACATCGGCTCCTTTCCCTTCGAGGGCACGAAGCTCTTCTCGGCACCGGATTTCGGGTACTGGAACGCCGCCGACCGCCTCCAGCTCGTGGACTGGAAGACGGGAGGCAACGGCGCGGGTGCCGGCATCCAGCTGGGCGGCTACGCGCTGTACGCCCTCGAGGTGATGCGCGTCGAGCTGTCGCGCGTGGACCTGCTCGAGGTCAACCTCCGCGAGGGCAAGGTCACCGCGCACCCGTGGGACGAAGCCAGCCTCGACCGCGTCCGCGAGCACATCCGTCTCTCCGTGCGCGCGATGAAGGCGTACCTCAAGGATCCCGAGCGCAACCTCGCCGAAGAGGCCAACTTCGAGAAGGCCGAGGAGCTGCGCATCTGCCGGTGGTGCAACTTCCGCGCGGTCTGCAAGCCGGAGCTGCCGCCGTTCACGGCGCCCGAGGAGGCCCCGGCCGAAGCATGA
- a CDS encoding 4-oxalocrotonate tautomerase family protein, whose protein sequence is MPFVNIRIYEGWGKERKDEIARRVTGAITEVTGLPKEAVWVVIEEVNPHDWYAAGKSGEPIKK, encoded by the coding sequence ATGCCATTCGTGAACATCCGCATCTATGAAGGCTGGGGCAAGGAGCGGAAGGACGAGATCGCCAGGCGCGTGACCGGCGCCATCACCGAGGTCACCGGCCTGCCCAAGGAGGCCGTGTGGGTCGTGATCGAGGAGGTCAACCCGCACGACTGGTACGCAGCGGGCAAGTCGGGGGAGCCGATCAAGAAGTGA
- a CDS encoding SMP-30/gluconolactonase/LRE family protein: MTIEIRDPRVTAVVGPKVEFEKIAGGCLFTEGPLWHPTGKYLLWSDMPGDHLRRWSAKDGVTTFRKPCNMSNGLTWDRQGRLLACEHASSQVSRTEPDGRITPVATHYDGRQLNSPNDIVCAADGSVYFSDPPYGRAEFYGVKRPQELPFQGVYRASSDPKRPTLLADDFDRPNGLCFSLDGRRLFVNDTARKHIRVFDVKPDGGLANGRVWAETTGEGPGAPDGMKIDSAGNVYCCGPGGIHVFTPEGACLGVIHVPERTANFAWGDDDSRSLYITASTSVYRILVQVPGFPAL; the protein is encoded by the coding sequence GTGACGATCGAGATCCGCGACCCGCGCGTCACGGCCGTCGTCGGCCCCAAGGTCGAGTTCGAGAAGATCGCCGGTGGCTGCCTTTTCACCGAGGGGCCTCTCTGGCATCCCACGGGCAAGTACCTGCTCTGGAGCGACATGCCGGGCGACCACCTCCGCCGCTGGTCGGCGAAGGACGGCGTGACGACCTTCCGCAAGCCCTGCAACATGTCCAACGGCCTCACGTGGGACAGGCAGGGCCGGCTCTTGGCATGCGAGCACGCCTCGAGCCAGGTGTCGCGGACCGAGCCCGACGGCCGCATCACGCCGGTGGCGACGCACTACGACGGCAGACAGCTCAACAGCCCCAACGACATCGTCTGCGCCGCCGACGGCTCCGTCTACTTCAGCGATCCGCCGTACGGGCGCGCGGAGTTCTACGGGGTCAAGCGCCCACAGGAGCTGCCGTTCCAGGGCGTCTACCGAGCGAGCAGCGACCCGAAGCGCCCGACGCTTCTGGCGGACGACTTCGACCGGCCGAACGGCCTCTGCTTCTCGCTGGACGGCCGGCGGCTCTTCGTCAACGACACCGCCCGGAAGCACATCCGCGTGTTCGACGTGAAGCCGGACGGCGGCCTGGCCAATGGCCGCGTGTGGGCGGAGACGACGGGCGAGGGCCCGGGTGCCCCCGACGGCATGAAGATCGACTCGGCCGGCAACGTCTACTGCTGCGGCCCCGGCGGAATCCACGTTTTCACTCCCGAGGGCGCCTGCCTCGGCGTGATCCACGTGCCCGAGCGCACGGCCAACTTCGCCTGGGGCGACGACGATTCCAGGAGTCTCTACATCACCGCGTCCACGTCCGTATACCGGATCCTGGTGCAGGTGCCGGGCTTCCCGGCCCTGTAG
- a CDS encoding ABC transporter substrate-binding protein: MIRALTLLLAALLALPIAAEAQKPIKVGMPMPLSGPAALFGEPATKGAQMYIDEINAKGGVLGRKIELLTRDSKADANEAVRVARELILKENVDFLVGTLTSAEGPAVSVVAKENKIVFIAPIPKTDQLTAPDKLHPYVFRVAANTTMEGRSAAEIVARWPVTKIGTIAFDYAYGQDVTRAFVEHIKKIKPSVEIVDQQWPKLGEQDYNPFINAQMAKKPEAVVSSIWGGFFVTFSKQAKALGYFDALKYNFIGLGEAGSPETTKAMGADYPTGIWGNSYDAFYWEDNPGAHKDYTARVSKYLKDEYPSSWAIQGYIGMQFLVEAIKKANSTDSDKVAKALLGLSVDTPVGKLILREKDHQANRGQLYGKTAKDAKYPFSIMKPVTYVDPTKFMD; this comes from the coding sequence ATGATTCGCGCACTGACACTGTTGTTGGCCGCGCTGCTGGCCCTGCCCATCGCGGCCGAAGCCCAGAAGCCGATCAAGGTCGGCATGCCCATGCCGCTCTCCGGGCCTGCCGCGCTCTTCGGCGAGCCCGCCACGAAGGGCGCCCAGATGTATATCGACGAGATCAACGCCAAGGGAGGCGTGCTCGGCCGGAAGATCGAGCTGCTGACCCGGGACTCCAAGGCCGACGCGAACGAGGCGGTCCGCGTCGCCCGCGAGCTCATCCTCAAGGAGAACGTGGACTTCCTGGTGGGCACCCTGACGTCCGCCGAGGGGCCGGCCGTCTCCGTCGTCGCCAAGGAAAACAAGATCGTCTTCATCGCGCCCATCCCGAAGACCGACCAGCTAACCGCCCCCGACAAGCTCCACCCCTACGTCTTCCGCGTGGCCGCGAACACGACCATGGAAGGCAGGAGCGCGGCAGAGATCGTGGCCAGGTGGCCCGTCACCAAGATTGGGACGATCGCCTTCGACTACGCGTACGGCCAGGACGTGACCCGCGCCTTCGTCGAGCACATCAAGAAGATCAAGCCCAGCGTGGAGATCGTGGACCAACAGTGGCCTAAGCTCGGCGAGCAGGACTACAACCCGTTCATCAACGCCCAGATGGCGAAGAAGCCCGAGGCGGTGGTCTCGTCCATCTGGGGCGGCTTCTTCGTCACCTTCTCCAAGCAGGCCAAGGCGCTCGGCTACTTCGACGCCCTCAAGTACAACTTCATCGGCTTGGGCGAGGCGGGCTCGCCGGAGACGACCAAGGCGATGGGCGCTGACTACCCGACTGGCATCTGGGGCAACTCCTACGACGCCTTCTACTGGGAGGACAACCCGGGCGCCCACAAGGACTACACCGCGCGCGTGTCCAAGTACCTCAAGGACGAGTACCCGTCCTCCTGGGCCATCCAGGGGTACATCGGGATGCAGTTCCTTGTCGAGGCGATCAAGAAGGCCAACAGCACGGACTCGGACAAGGTCGCCAAGGCGCTGCTCGGCTTGAGCGTCGATACGCCGGTGGGCAAGCTGATCCTTCGCGAGAAGGACCACCAGGCGAACCGCGGGCAGCTCTACGGTAAGACCGCGAAGGACGCCAAGTATCCCTTCTCGATCATGAAGCCCGTCACGTACGTCGACCCGACCAAGTTCATGGACTAG
- a CDS encoding branched-chain amino acid ABC transporter permease, giving the protein MPDLSFVFAQSLSGLTAAMFLFLIASGLSLIFGVLRVLNFAHGTFYMLGAYSAYQIVQWLGTGPVSFWVAALGAATSVALLGGIVERFLFQRLYGKEELYQLLFTYALVLVLGDAAKIIWGTQQKSLSRPPGLTGALSLFGATIPYYNLFIILLGPAIALGFWFALQRTRAGRFIRAAALDRETLGALGVNVNALYTGVFVLASFLGGLGGALITPMRAIVPGMDTEVIVEAFVVVVIGGLGSFWGTFLGALIYGQVLSFGILFFPRFSIFSIFALMAAVLIIRPWGLLGKPLK; this is encoded by the coding sequence GTGCCCGATCTCTCGTTCGTCTTCGCCCAGTCGCTGAGCGGCCTCACCGCCGCCATGTTCCTGTTCCTCATCGCCTCCGGGCTCTCGCTCATCTTCGGAGTGCTGCGCGTCCTCAACTTCGCCCACGGCACCTTCTACATGCTCGGCGCCTACTCGGCCTACCAAATCGTCCAGTGGCTGGGCACGGGGCCCGTGAGCTTCTGGGTGGCCGCTCTTGGGGCCGCGACGAGTGTCGCCCTGCTGGGTGGAATCGTCGAGCGATTCCTCTTCCAGCGCCTCTACGGCAAGGAGGAGCTGTACCAGCTCTTGTTCACCTACGCGCTCGTCCTCGTCCTGGGCGACGCGGCGAAGATCATCTGGGGCACCCAGCAGAAGTCGCTGAGCCGGCCGCCGGGGCTGACCGGCGCGCTCTCGCTCTTTGGGGCGACCATCCCGTACTACAACCTGTTCATCATTCTCCTCGGCCCGGCCATCGCGCTCGGGTTCTGGTTCGCGCTCCAGCGCACTCGCGCCGGCCGCTTCATCCGCGCCGCCGCGCTCGACCGCGAGACGCTGGGTGCCCTCGGCGTGAACGTCAACGCGCTCTACACCGGCGTCTTCGTGCTCGCATCGTTCCTCGGCGGCCTGGGCGGCGCCCTCATCACGCCGATGCGCGCCATCGTGCCCGGGATGGACACGGAGGTCATCGTCGAAGCCTTCGTGGTCGTGGTCATCGGCGGGCTCGGCTCCTTCTGGGGCACCTTCCTCGGGGCGCTCATCTACGGCCAGGTGCTCTCCTTCGGCATCCTCTTCTTCCCGCGCTTCTCTATCTTCTCCATCTTCGCCCTCATGGCGGCCGTGCTGATCATTCGCCCTTGGGGCCTCCTCGGGAAGCCCCTGAAATGA
- a CDS encoding branched-chain amino acid ABC transporter permease, giving the protein MINKIPWALVVLVAAFFVPAAGSRYYTFLANDVVIWALFATSLNLLVGYTGLVSFGHAAYFGIGAYATGILMKKMGVSFLLAFPAAGVLAGLFALLFGFFCVRLTRIYFAMLTLAFAQIVWAICFKWNEVTGGEQGMPEIPYPDFGWLERVAAWLPFVGGYRTSEYFYFLTLLLVAGCLWLLRRVVGSPFGRMLTTIRENPERAEFIGVNVRRYELAAFVVAGAFAGLAGGLFGIFNRGVFPDFAYWTKSSEVLIMTLLGGMATFIGPALGALALIWLNQQIVSYTQYWPLILGTILIVLLFVFPGGIAGAVESAVRRLRRRRQVA; this is encoded by the coding sequence ATGATCAACAAAATCCCGTGGGCCCTGGTGGTCCTCGTGGCGGCGTTCTTCGTGCCGGCGGCGGGCTCGCGCTACTACACCTTCCTCGCCAACGACGTCGTCATCTGGGCGCTCTTCGCCACGAGCCTCAACCTGCTGGTCGGCTACACTGGGCTCGTCTCCTTCGGCCACGCCGCCTACTTCGGCATCGGTGCCTACGCGACCGGCATCCTCATGAAGAAGATGGGCGTGTCGTTCCTCCTGGCCTTTCCCGCGGCCGGCGTCCTGGCCGGGCTCTTCGCCCTCCTCTTCGGCTTCTTTTGCGTGCGCCTCACGCGGATCTACTTCGCCATGCTGACGCTTGCCTTCGCCCAGATCGTCTGGGCGATCTGCTTCAAGTGGAACGAGGTGACCGGCGGCGAGCAGGGCATGCCGGAGATCCCCTACCCGGATTTCGGCTGGCTGGAGCGGGTGGCGGCGTGGCTGCCCTTCGTGGGCGGCTACCGGACGTCGGAATACTTCTATTTCCTCACCCTCCTCCTCGTCGCCGGGTGCCTCTGGCTGCTCCGCCGCGTCGTGGGCTCGCCGTTCGGCCGCATGCTCACCACCATCCGCGAGAATCCGGAGCGCGCAGAGTTCATCGGCGTCAACGTGCGCCGCTACGAGCTGGCGGCCTTCGTCGTCGCGGGCGCCTTCGCGGGGCTCGCGGGCGGGCTCTTCGGCATCTTCAACCGGGGCGTCTTCCCCGACTTCGCGTACTGGACCAAGTCCTCCGAGGTGCTGATCATGACGCTCTTGGGCGGCATGGCCACCTTCATCGGCCCGGCGCTGGGCGCCCTCGCCCTCATCTGGCTCAACCAGCAGATCGTCTCCTACACGCAGTACTGGCCGCTCATCCTCGGCACGATTCTCATCGTGCTGCTCTTCGTCTTCCCCGGCGGGATCGCGGGAGCGGTGGAGTCAGCGGTGCGCCGGCTCCGGCGGAGGCGCCAGGTTGCTTGA
- a CDS encoding ABC transporter ATP-binding protein, translating into MLDVRDLRKSFDGFQAVGGVSFSVSRGSISAIIGPNGAGKTTLFNLITGHLRPDAGSVSFNGHEVTGIAPHDLCRLGMGRSFQRTNIFPRLTVFQNIQAAFLSHRGRGWNLLARVDRLYRDETEALLDSVGLLDKAGEVAGFLSHGNQKQLELGITLALEPEILLLDEPTAGMSAQETRDSIRLIERIARERGLTLLFTEHDMEVVFAIAHRITVLHQGEVIADGTPEEVRRHPEVRRVYLGERR; encoded by the coding sequence TTGCTTGACGTCCGCGATCTCCGCAAGAGCTTCGACGGCTTCCAGGCCGTGGGCGGGGTCAGCTTCAGCGTCTCGCGCGGCTCGATCAGCGCCATCATCGGGCCCAACGGCGCGGGCAAGACGACGCTCTTCAACCTCATCACCGGCCACCTCCGGCCCGACGCGGGCAGCGTCAGCTTCAATGGCCACGAGGTCACCGGCATCGCGCCGCACGACCTCTGCCGCCTGGGCATGGGCCGGTCCTTCCAGCGCACCAACATCTTCCCGCGGCTCACGGTGTTCCAGAACATCCAGGCGGCGTTCCTTTCCCACCGCGGCCGCGGCTGGAACCTTCTGGCCCGGGTGGACCGCCTCTACCGCGACGAGACCGAGGCGCTGCTCGACTCGGTGGGACTCCTCGACAAGGCCGGTGAAGTCGCCGGCTTCCTCTCCCACGGCAACCAGAAGCAGCTCGAGCTCGGCATCACGCTGGCGCTCGAACCCGAGATCCTCCTCCTCGACGAGCCGACGGCGGGCATGTCGGCCCAGGAGACGCGCGACTCCATCCGGCTTATCGAGCGCATCGCGCGCGAGCGCGGGCTGACGCTCCTCTTCACCGAGCACGACATGGAGGTGGTCTTCGCCATCGCCCACCGCATCACCGTGCTCCACCAGGGCGAGGTCATCGCCGACGGCACGCCCGAAGAGGTGCGCCGGCATCCTGAAGTCCGCCGCGTGTACCTGGGGGAGCGGCGGTGA
- a CDS encoding ABC transporter ATP-binding protein: MKAAPILAVEEVFTSYGLSQVLFGVSLEVAAGECVCLLGRNGVGKTTTIRSVMGLTPPREGRVVWKGRDIAGRQPYEIAALGIGFVPEDRRIFADLTVWENLDVAARSRGGSSGWTLERVFDLFPKLRELVGRQGGFLSGGEQQMLTIARTLMGNPELLLLDEPSEGLAPLVVDHLKEQIARLKQDGLTTLLAEQNVDFCLDLADRVYVLEKGRIRYEGTAASFREDESIRAQYLAL, translated from the coding sequence GTGAAGGCGGCGCCGATCCTGGCGGTCGAAGAGGTCTTTACCTCCTACGGCCTGTCGCAGGTCCTCTTCGGTGTCTCGCTGGAGGTGGCGGCGGGCGAGTGCGTCTGTCTCCTGGGCAGGAACGGCGTCGGCAAGACGACGACCATCCGGAGCGTCATGGGGTTGACCCCGCCGCGCGAGGGGCGCGTGGTCTGGAAGGGACGGGACATCGCCGGCCGCCAGCCCTACGAGATCGCCGCCCTCGGCATCGGCTTCGTGCCAGAAGATCGCCGCATCTTCGCCGATCTCACCGTGTGGGAGAACCTCGACGTCGCCGCGCGCAGCCGAGGAGGGAGCTCGGGGTGGACCCTCGAGCGCGTTTTCGACCTCTTCCCCAAGCTTCGCGAGCTGGTGGGCCGGCAGGGCGGCTTCCTCTCCGGCGGCGAGCAGCAGATGCTGACGATCGCGCGCACGCTCATGGGCAACCCCGAGCTGCTGCTCCTCGACGAGCCCTCCGAGGGCCTGGCGCCGCTCGTCGTGGATCACCTCAAGGAACAAATCGCCCGACTCAAGCAGGACGGCCTGACCACCCTCCTCGCCGAGCAGAACGTGGACTTCTGCCTCGACCTGGCCGACCGCGTCTACGTCCTCGAGAAGGGCCGGATCCGCTACGAAGGCACCGCCGCTTCATTCCGGGAAGACGAGTCCATCCGCGCCCAATACCTCGCGCTCTGA
- a CDS encoding phytoene/squalene synthase family protein, producing the protein MAGGDPTSVLLKSVSRSFYLSLAVLPAAVRPAIGLAYLLARAADTIADTRLIDRHQRITHLLALRDELDVPEPGRVEAIVEATRSVQSLAAERALLERLPECLAAYRALLADDRRQVRRVLETIVEGMTEDLARFPGEDEGGLAALDTRAALDRYTYLVAGCVGEFWTEVHVAHRPRLRHWDLEKMTGLGIRFGKALQMTNVLRDIPRDLRQGRCYLPRHDLALLGLEPKDLLDPKMGPALRPLLVELLNVALDHYEAGWQYTFAIPKRETRMRLACAWPLLIGLRTLDLLAQAPNWLDPDVVLKVPRIRVYGMMAQSVATVWSTRALARKARQLRERIRL; encoded by the coding sequence GTGGCCGGAGGGGACCCGACCTCCGTCCTGCTCAAGAGCGTCAGCCGCTCCTTCTATCTCTCGCTCGCCGTCCTGCCCGCCGCCGTCAGGCCCGCCATCGGCTTGGCCTATCTCCTGGCGCGGGCCGCCGACACCATCGCCGACACCCGGCTCATCGACCGCCACCAGCGCATCACCCACCTGCTGGCGCTGCGCGACGAGCTCGACGTGCCCGAGCCCGGCCGCGTCGAAGCCATCGTCGAGGCCACGCGAAGCGTCCAGTCGCTCGCGGCGGAGCGCGCGCTGCTCGAGCGCCTGCCCGAGTGCCTGGCGGCCTACCGGGCGCTCCTCGCCGACGACCGCCGGCAGGTGCGCCGCGTCCTCGAAACCATCGTGGAAGGCATGACGGAGGACCTCGCGCGCTTCCCAGGCGAGGACGAGGGCGGGCTCGCCGCGCTCGACACCCGCGCGGCTCTCGACCGCTACACCTATCTGGTCGCGGGCTGCGTCGGCGAGTTCTGGACCGAGGTGCACGTGGCCCACCGGCCGCGGCTCAGGCACTGGGACCTCGAGAAGATGACGGGGTTAGGTATCCGCTTCGGCAAGGCGCTCCAGATGACCAACGTGCTGCGCGACATCCCGCGCGACCTGCGCCAGGGGCGCTGCTACCTGCCCCGCCACGACCTGGCGCTTCTCGGCCTCGAGCCCAAGGACCTCCTCGACCCCAAGATGGGACCGGCCCTCCGGCCGCTTCTCGTCGAGCTGCTCAACGTGGCGCTCGACCACTACGAGGCCGGCTGGCAGTATACCTTCGCCATCCCCAAGCGCGAGACGCGCATGCGGCTGGCCTGCGCGTGGCCGCTCCTGATCGGCCTGCGCACGCTCGATCTGCTCGCGCAGGCGCCCAACTGGCTCGACCCGGACGTCGTCCTCAAGGTGCCGCGCATCCGCGTGTACGGCATGATGGCGCAGTCGGTGGCGACGGTCTGGTCCACGCGCGCGCTCGCCCGCAAGGCCCGCCAGCTCCGCGAGCGCATCCGGCTGTGA
- a CDS encoding PhzF family phenazine biosynthesis protein: protein MIPILQVDAFTERPFGGNPAAVVLDAQGLSDRQMQAIATEMRVAGTACLTPATAEGAQWRLRWFTPTREIAYSGHTTLAAVHALIEAGRLRNDHVVFETQAGPLGASVVAGKARRLIWLEPKVPALDPFTGQLTHIREALGLPVAAGWAHPVTTPDHDLLIPVAGLDVLRALTPNMAALAEVAIHAGVRGVCVVSRETIDKGSATHCRFFAPHFGIPEDIVTGSVHSSIGIWLLEAGVLHADSTLAAFTAEQGDGMGRPGRLRVELQVHDGAVARVRVGGTAVTVLAGSIAVPDA, encoded by the coding sequence GTGATCCCCATCCTGCAGGTGGACGCCTTCACCGAGCGCCCCTTCGGCGGCAACCCCGCCGCCGTGGTCCTCGACGCGCAGGGGCTCTCCGACCGCCAGATGCAGGCGATCGCCACGGAGATGCGCGTCGCCGGCACGGCGTGCCTCACGCCGGCCACTGCCGAGGGCGCCCAGTGGCGCCTCCGATGGTTCACGCCGACCCGCGAGATCGCCTACTCGGGCCATACGACGCTGGCGGCCGTCCACGCCCTCATCGAAGCGGGGAGGCTCCGCAACGACCACGTCGTCTTCGAGACGCAGGCGGGGCCCTTGGGCGCTAGCGTGGTCGCGGGCAAGGCGCGCCGGCTCATCTGGCTCGAGCCCAAGGTGCCCGCGCTCGATCCCTTCACCGGCCAGCTCACTCACATTCGGGAGGCGCTCGGGCTTCCCGTGGCCGCAGGCTGGGCACACCCGGTGACGACACCCGACCACGACCTCCTCATCCCCGTCGCGGGGCTCGACGTCCTGCGAGCGCTCACGCCGAACATGGCGGCGCTCGCGGAGGTCGCGATCCATGCCGGCGTGCGCGGCGTCTGCGTCGTGTCGCGCGAAACGATAGACAAAGGCTCGGCGACGCACTGCCGCTTCTTCGCTCCACATTTTGGAATACCCGAGGACATCGTGACGGGCTCCGTCCACTCCTCGATCGGGATCTGGCTCCTCGAGGCGGGGGTCCTGCATGCCGACAGCACGCTCGCGGCCTTCACGGCCGAGCAGGGCGACGGCATGGGCCGCCCGGGCAGACTGCGCGTGGAGCTCCAGGTGCATGACGGCGCCGTCGCCCGCGTGCGCGTCGGCGGCACGGCCGTGACCGTGCTGGCGGGCAGCATCGCCGTCCCGGACGCGTGA